The proteins below are encoded in one region of Rhododendron vialii isolate Sample 1 chromosome 7a, ASM3025357v1:
- the LOC131332981 gene encoding uncharacterized protein LOC131332981 has protein sequence MASYEALYGRPCRSPVCWTDVGEPGLVGPNLVRSTTEKIKVIRQKLITTQSRQKSYANKRNRPLSFQIGTVAYRLALPPQLDRVHNVFHVSMLRKYIAHPTHVINWEDVTLNDDTTFEEQPVEIQDHSEKNIRGKTIKLVRVLWRHQGNEESTWERENAVRKNYPHLFPS, from the exons ATGGCATCTTATGAAGCCTTATATGGACGACCCTGTCGCTCGCCTGTTTGCTGGACTGATGTTGGAGAACCTGGATTGGTTGGACCAAATTTGGTTAGAAGCACGACTGAAAAGATCAAAGTGATACGACAAAAGCTGATTACTACTCAGAGCCGACAAAAAAGCTATGCGAACAAGAGGAACAGACCCCTATCTTTTCAA ATAGGGACGGTAGCTTATCGTTTGGCGTTACCACCACAGCTGGATCGAGTTCACAATGTGTTTCATGTCTCCATGTTACGCAAGTACATAGCTCATCCCACTCATGTTATCAATTGGGAAGACGTCACTCTAAATGACGACACAACATTCGAGGAACAACCAGTAGAGATTCAAGATCACAGCGAGAAGAACATTCGAGGAAAAACGATCAAATTGGTGCGAGTTTTATGGAGGCATCAAGGAAATGAGGAATCTACCTGGGAACGAGAGAATGCAGTTCGAAAGAATTACCCTCACCTATTTCCATCATAG